GGCTGCTCGCCCTGCTGGCGGCCGGGGTGGGGCACGGACGGATCGGCGAGACCGGCACCGGCTGCGGCGTCGGGCTGGCCTGGTTGACGGCGGGGGCGACGCCGGGGGCGCATCTGGTCAGCATCGACCACGACGGGCAGCGGGCGGCCGCGGCCCGGGCTGTCTTCGACGGCCGCCCGGCCGACGGCCCGCCCGTCCGGATCCTGTCCGGCGACTGGGCCGAGCTCTCGGCGTACGGGCCCTTCGACCTGCTGGTCCTCGACGGCGGGGGCCAGGGCAAAGGCGACCGGCCCCCAATCGAGGTGGCCGACTGGCTCCGTCCGGGCGGGCTGGTCGTGCTCGACGACTTCACCCCGTTCACCACCTGGCCTCCGGTGTACGAGGGGCGGCCGGACGCCCCCCGACTGCACTGGCTTCGGCACGAACGGCTGCTGTCCTGCGAGATCCCGCTCCGGCCCGGGGCCGCGACGATCGTCGGGCGCTATCTTGGGGTCCCGTCGTGACCGCCCCGCCGGACCGGCCGGCCCCGGTCGTCACCGACGTGCTCGTCGAGCACCGGATCCACGCCGGCCGGGCCCGGCCGGCGGTGCAGGTGGGGCGCCTGCTCATGCGGGACGAGGACTACCACCGCAACGCCGGCCGGCGGCGCTACTTCTGGTTGCTCGACGAGGGTGTGCAGCTGGTGTACGAGCCCTTCGGCTGGAGCAGGGAGTGGTACGTCGACGTGGTCTCCTTCTCGTACGGGACGGCCGACGGGCGCCGGGTCGTCCGGGTCGAGGACCGCTGGATCGACGTGGTCGTCGAAGACATGGGTCCGACGTACCGGCTGATCGACCTGGACGAGCTCGCGACCGGCCTCCGCGGCGGCAGCATGCCGATTGAGGTCGCGGCGGCCGCGCTCGACGCGGCCCAGAGGTTCACCGACACCCACCTGCACCGCGGGGCGACGTTCCCGCCGGCCGCCCTTCGTCCCTTCTTCGCCGCCGACCACGACTATCCCCCGTTTCCGGAATGACCTCCGCCGTCTCCGACCGGGAGCTGCTGTCGGCTCTCACCCGCGCGCTGCGCCGGTGGCCGCAGCCCGACGCCCCGGCCGACCACTGGCGGGCGCTGGCCGACGA
This Mycobacteriales bacterium DNA region includes the following protein-coding sequences:
- a CDS encoding class I SAM-dependent methyltransferase yields the protein MSLGGTQAHLTCPDLPPLVRTAAEAAAAAGFGESCLPEQGRLLALLAAGVGHGRIGETGTGCGVGLAWLTAGATPGAHLVSIDHDGQRAAAARAVFDGRPADGPPVRILSGDWAELSAYGPFDLLVLDGGGQGKGDRPPIEVADWLRPGGLVVLDDFTPFTTWPPVYEGRPDAPRLHWLRHERLLSCEIPLRPGAATIVGRYLGVPS